The following proteins come from a genomic window of Melospiza georgiana isolate bMelGeo1 chromosome 3, bMelGeo1.pri, whole genome shotgun sequence:
- the SOX7 gene encoding transcription factor SOX-7, protein MAALLSTFPWPERLEGDTGEGLSPGPPPRASQGEKGSESRIRRPMNAFMVWAKDERKRLAVQNPDLHNAELSKMLGKSWKALSLSQKRPYVEEAERLRVKHMQDYPNYKYRPRRKKQVKRIGKRVDPSFLLGSLTRGDQNSVPEKRTCSRAGGDKEGPGEYPPRPGLPAVRAYREPPGSSGGSSTSVDTYPYGLPTPPEMSPLDAIDPEQSFFSSPCPEEHHRSHLAGATFSPPEFAGGSLPCGHHTLSPMPPQPATCMIPPASSCPSLPPPPPPSYYTPAFPSLPPPNLHAHLGQLSPPPDHHGFDTLDQLSQAELLGEMDRNEFDQYLNNPGHGDHHHHGGALANGHIPSSGSSHSSENSLISVLADATATYYNNYSVS, encoded by the exons ATGGCTGCGCTGCTCAGCACATTCCCCTGGCCGGAGCGGCTGGAGGGGGACACGGGCgaggggctgtccccagggccacccccCCGAGCGTCGCAGGGCGAGAAGGGCTCCGAGAGCCGCATCCGCCGGCCCATGAACGCGTTCATGGTGTGGGCGAAGGACGAGAGGAAGAGGCTGGCGGTGCAGAACCCCGACCTGCACAACGCGGAGCTCAGCAAGATGCTCG GGAAGTCCTGGAAGGCGCTGAGCCTGTCGCAGAAGCGTCCCTACGTGGAGGAGGCCGAGCGGCTGCGGGTGAAGCACATGCAAGATTATCCCAACTACAAGTACCGGCCCCGTCGGAAGAAGCAGGTCAAGCGCATCGGGAAGCGGGTGGATCCCAGCtttctgctgggcagcctcacACGGGGTGACCAGAACTCTGTGCCGGAAAAGCGGACCTGCAGCCGGGCTGGGGGGGACAAAGAGGGCCCGGGTGAGTACCCCCCCCGCCCGGGGCTGCCGGCAGTGCGGGCGTACCGGGAGCCTCCaggcagcagcggcggcagcagcaccAGCGTGGACACCTACCCCTACGGGCTGCCCACCCCGCCGGAGATGTCCCCTCTGGATGCCATAGACCCCGAGCAGAGCTTCTTCTCCTCGCCCTGCCCCGAGGAGCATCACCGCTCCCACCTGGCCGGTGCCACCTTCTCCCCACCGGAGTTTGCAGGTGGTTCCCTGCCCTGCGGCCACCACACACTCAGCCCCATGCCACCACAGCCGGCCACCTGCATGATCCCCCCGGCCTCCAGctgcccttcccttcctcctcctcctcctcccagctaCTACACACCcgccttcccctccctgccccctcccAACCTCCATGCCCACCTGGGCCAGCTCTCCCCACCGCCCGACCACCACGGCTTTGACACCTTGGACCAGCTGAGCCAAGCGGAGCTGCTGGGGGAGATGGACCGCAATGAGTTTGACCAATATCTCAACAACCCCGGCCACGGTGACCACCACCACCACGGAGGGGCCTTGGCCAATGGGCATATCCCaagctctggcagctcccacagctccgAGAACAGCCTCATCTCCGTCCTGGCTGATGCCACAGCCACCTACTACAATAACTACAGCGTGTCTTAG